Genomic DNA from Leucobacter triazinivorans:
GCGTCTCGAAACCGAGGCACTTGCGCGAGACCGGTGGCTTCGGCGGTGATGATGCGCTCGGTGTGGCGCAATGGGCTCGGTTTCAGGGAAGTGGAGGTGGGGGCCGGGTGTGGGCGGGACGGGGGAAGGGACGGGGGAAGGGACGGGGGAAGGGACGGGGGTGGGTGGGGCGGGGAAAGGACGGACAGGGAAAGGGACGGGGCGGGGGCCGGGAAGGGAAGCGGCGAGGCTGGGGCCCTAGATCACCCAGTGGCCCGACGCGAGCGAGGCCCCCGGGATCGCCTCGATGAGGCGCTGCGTGTAGGGGTGCTGCGCGTCGCCGAAGACCCGCTCCGTCTCGCCCTGCTCGACCTGCCGTCCGCGCTGCAGCACCGAGACCGTGTCGGAGATCTGCCGCACCACGGCGAGGTCGTGGGAGATGAACAGATAGGTGAGCCCGAGCTCCGCCTGCAGCCGCGAGAGCAAGCGCAGGATCTGCGCCTGCACCGTCACGTCGAGCGCCGAGACCGCCTCGTCGAGCACCACGAGCTCGGGATCGACGATGAGCGCCCGCGCGATGGCGACGCGCTGCCGCTGCCCGCCCGAGAGCTCCCGGGGACGCCGGTGCGCGAACTCGGCCGGCAATGACACGAGCTCGAGCGCCCGGGCCACCCGCTCCGCGCGCTCGCTCGGCGCACCGATGCGGAAGTTCTTCAGCGGCTCGGCCAGCGCGTGCCCGATGGGCAGACGAGGATCGAGCGAACCGTACGGGTTCTGATAGACCATCTGAGCGGTGCGTCGGAACTCGCGCAGCGCCCGGCCCCTCAGCTCGGTGACCTCGACCGCTCCCCCGTCGGCATCGGCGACGCGCACGCTGCCCGACGTCGGTCGCGAGAAGCCGGCGATGGCACGCCCGGTCGTGGTCTTGCCCGAGCCGGACTCACCCACCAGCGCGTGCGTGGTGCCGCGGGCCACGGTGAACGAGACGTCGTCGACGGCCACGAAGGCGTCGCCGCGGCGGCCGAACTCCTGGCGCAGATCGCGCACGTCGACGAGCGGAGCGCCGGAGGAGGAGGCTCGGCGTTCCTCGGTCTCGACTCGCCGCGCTCGCTCAGCCGGCGGCGCGAGAGTCTCCCGCACCACGATGCGCCCGAACGACGGCGCGTCCTCCATCAGCTGCCGCGTGTACGCGGACTCGGGCCGGGCCAGCACGCGCGCGCTCGCCCCGGCCTCCTGCACCTCGCCGCCGCGCATCACCACGACGCTGTCGGCGCGATCCGCCGCCACCGCGAGGTCGTGAGTGATGAAGAGCACGCCCGTGCCCGTCTCCTCGCGCAGCCGGTCGATGAGGTCGAGCACGGTGCGCTGCACGGTCACGTCGAGCGCGCTCGTCGGCTCATCCGCGATGATCAGCTCCGGGTCGTTGGAGATCGCGGCCGCGATGAGCACGCGCTGGCGCATGCCGCCCGAGAGCTCGTGCGGGTACTGCTTCGCGCGCCGGATCGGGTCGTCGATGCCGACCTGCTCGAGCAGGGCGTGCACCCGGTCCCGCACCTCGGCACGACTCGGGCGCCCGTGGATGCGCAGAGACTCGCTGATGCTCCGGCCGATCGGTTGCACGGGGTTGAGGGAGTTGCCCGGGTCCTGCGGGATCAGCCCGATGCAGCGCCCCCGCAGGTCTTGCCAGCGGCGCTCGCGCAGGCCCACCAGCTCGGTCGAACCGAGACGGCGCTCGTTGAGCGTGATGCCCCCGCGCACGACGCGACCGTTCGCGGGGAGCAGGCCGATCACCGACTGGGCGACGGT
This window encodes:
- a CDS encoding dipeptide ABC transporter ATP-binding protein, with amino-acid sequence MTGAPLLSIRDLAVQYRTARGTVDAVRGVSFDVEAGRVTAVVGESGSGKTTVAQSVIGLLPANGRVVRGGITLNERRLGSTELVGLRERRWQDLRGRCIGLIPQDPGNSLNPVQPIGRSISESLRIHGRPSRAEVRDRVHALLEQVGIDDPIRRAKQYPHELSGGMRQRVLIAAAISNDPELIIADEPTSALDVTVQRTVLDLIDRLREETGTGVLFITHDLAVAADRADSVVVMRGGEVQEAGASARVLARPESAYTRQLMEDAPSFGRIVVRETLAPPAERARRVETEERRASSSGAPLVDVRDLRQEFGRRGDAFVAVDDVSFTVARGTTHALVGESGSGKTTTGRAIAGFSRPTSGSVRVADADGGAVEVTELRGRALREFRRTAQMVYQNPYGSLDPRLPIGHALAEPLKNFRIGAPSERAERVARALELVSLPAEFAHRRPRELSGGQRQRVAIARALIVDPELVVLDEAVSALDVTVQAQILRLLSRLQAELGLTYLFISHDLAVVRQISDTVSVLQRGRQVEQGETERVFGDAQHPYTQRLIEAIPGASLASGHWVI